Proteins from a genomic interval of Coraliomargarita sinensis:
- a CDS encoding protein arginine kinase: MIEPLLNCKDAELTHNTQKATPVVLSTRLRLARNLLGTPFPERASLAQRSDILSKCSDHLSGLGKMKKGSFFEISELSDLEKQVLVERHLISRELCESQQGSGVYINKAQTCSVMINEEDHLRIQFLKTGFHLKNVWKQIDRFDTELEEHLDIAYDSEFGYLTACPTNLGTGLRASVMMHLPGLVLSDQMERVIRAVNQLGITVRGLFGEGSDATGHVFQISNQQTLGEQEGDIIDRLGNVLKTVIDHEVNARFKCLEDSRSKVLDQIGRAYGVLRNAHVVNSAEAMNMLSLLRLAVDFEMLPESNRAEIDRFFIECQPGHIQHATKSEIEPDERDVCRAKKLREELGSLPALDFDKLADLT; the protein is encoded by the coding sequence ATGATTGAACCTCTGCTCAATTGTAAAGACGCGGAGCTCACCCACAATACGCAGAAGGCGACTCCCGTGGTACTCAGCACCCGCTTGCGGCTGGCGCGTAATTTACTGGGCACGCCTTTCCCGGAGCGCGCAAGTTTGGCACAGCGTAGTGACATTTTGTCCAAATGCTCCGACCATCTGTCCGGCCTGGGAAAGATGAAAAAGGGGAGTTTTTTTGAAATTTCCGAATTATCGGATCTGGAAAAACAGGTCCTCGTCGAGCGGCACTTGATCAGCCGCGAGCTTTGCGAATCGCAGCAAGGTTCAGGCGTTTATATCAACAAAGCGCAGACCTGCTCGGTCATGATCAACGAGGAGGATCATTTGCGTATCCAGTTCCTCAAAACAGGCTTTCATTTGAAGAATGTCTGGAAGCAGATTGATCGCTTCGACACGGAACTGGAGGAACATCTCGACATCGCATACGACTCGGAATTCGGATATCTGACGGCCTGTCCGACGAATCTGGGCACGGGACTTCGTGCTTCGGTGATGATGCATCTGCCCGGTCTCGTGCTTTCCGATCAAATGGAGCGGGTTATTCGAGCCGTGAATCAACTCGGCATTACCGTGCGCGGGCTGTTCGGCGAGGGTTCTGATGCGACCGGACACGTTTTTCAAATATCCAACCAACAAACTCTGGGCGAGCAGGAGGGTGATATCATTGACCGCCTCGGCAACGTATTGAAGACCGTCATCGATCATGAGGTGAATGCTCGCTTCAAGTGCTTGGAGGACAGTCGCTCGAAGGTGCTCGACCAGATCGGTCGCGCTTATGGGGTTCTGCGGAATGCCCACGTAGTCAATTCGGCTGAGGCGATGAACATGCTCTCGCTGCTGCGGCTGGCGGTTGATTTCGAGATGCTGCCGGAGTCGAACCGCGCGGAGATTGACCGCTTCTTTATCGAGTGCCAACCGGGGCACATTCAACATGCCACCAAATCGGAAATCGAGCCGGATGAGCGCGACGTCTGCCGCGCGAAAAAACTTCGCGAAGAATTAGGCTCTCTTCCTGCTCTGGACTTTGACAAGCTCGCTGATCTGACTTAA
- a CDS encoding UvrB/UvrC motif-containing protein, whose protein sequence is MGENLKCSNCDNQATVHLTQIINNKIIKVDLCESCAQAKGVTDPEGFSLADLLNKSHVPTHEEDSSLQCPDCGLTTADFRRTGRLGCSSCFTVFASLLRPVLEDMHVGTCHKGKTPDVALSRQSITVQLDKLEKALAKAIDEEAYEDAAKYRDQIKSLKEEAENYEYSQS, encoded by the coding sequence ATGGGTGAAAATTTAAAGTGCAGCAACTGCGACAATCAGGCCACGGTCCACCTGACTCAGATCATCAACAACAAGATTATCAAGGTGGATTTGTGCGAGTCCTGTGCGCAGGCAAAGGGTGTGACCGATCCGGAAGGCTTTTCTTTGGCCGACCTCCTGAACAAGTCACATGTGCCGACACATGAGGAGGATAGCTCCTTACAGTGCCCCGATTGCGGGCTGACGACGGCGGACTTTCGTCGCACCGGTCGTCTGGGTTGCTCGTCCTGTTTTACGGTGTTCGCATCACTACTGCGTCCTGTGTTGGAAGACATGCACGTGGGCACCTGCCACAAGGGCAAAACGCCGGATGTCGCACTCAGCCGCCAGTCGATCACGGTTCAACTCGACAAGCTGGAAAAGGCTTTGGCCAAAGCGATTGACGAGGAGGCCTACGAGGATGCGGCCAAGTATCGCGACCAAATCAAGTCGCTGAAAGAAGAAGCGGAGAACTACGAATACAGCCAGTCATGA
- a CDS encoding ATP-dependent Clp protease ATP-binding subunit, with amino-acid sequence MEPMNNFTPRAQQVLALARKEADRFHHNYVGTEHLLLGLINLGQGVAVNVLMKMGLDLQTVRSAVEKQVGTGPESKPSGNIPYTPRVKKVLALAGKEAKSLNHSYVGTEHILLGLLREGEGVAARVLKSLDVDIERCRNEILAELDPNFSSEPEEATAGGSQGNPDEKKESKTPALKAFGRDLTELAKKGEMDPVVGRKDEIRRVVQILCRRTKNNPVLIGEAGVGKTAIVEGLAQEIASGIVPEILMDKKVITLDLALMVAGTKYRGQFEERIKAVMDEIRRAKNIIIFIDELHTIVGAGAAEGAMDASNIFKPALSRGELQCIGATTLAEYRKYIEKDSALDRRFQSVKVDAPSVEDTIQILKGIRGKYEDHHKCTFSDEALEASAKLSERYITARFLPDKAIDILDEAGARARIESLKQPPEIEEMTDTIEEVCSKKEEAISRQRFEDAAKFRDEEKQLRKKQTDLVESWKKSREENRINVGEEDMLQVVADWTGIPLSRMEQKESKKLLNLEAELQSEVIGQNIATEVISKALRRSRADLKDPKRPIGSFMFLGPTGVGKTLLAKVLAEEMFGDKEAVIQIDMSEYMEKFAVSRLVGSPPGYVGYEEGGQLTEAVRRKPYSVVLFDEIEKAHPDVVQLLLQVLEEGRLTDSLGRKVDFRNTILIMTSNVGADILQRNTSMGFGVENTAENEYEKIREKILDETKRVFKPEFLNRLNDLVIFKSLGREDMQSIVELELRNVADRLKERELIFEFSQECKDFLIEKGYDEKYGARPLRRAVEQYLEDSLAEAILSGEIKPGEPIKVSVAKDEKSLRFEQDQPVAS; translated from the coding sequence ATGGAACCGATGAACAATTTTACCCCACGTGCTCAACAGGTGCTCGCTCTGGCGCGCAAAGAGGCTGATCGTTTTCACCATAATTACGTCGGGACGGAGCACTTGCTGTTGGGGCTGATTAATCTTGGCCAGGGTGTTGCGGTCAACGTGCTCATGAAGATGGGGCTCGACCTGCAAACAGTTCGTTCCGCAGTGGAGAAGCAGGTCGGCACCGGTCCGGAAAGCAAACCTTCGGGCAATATACCCTACACGCCGCGCGTTAAAAAGGTTCTCGCGCTGGCTGGCAAGGAGGCGAAGTCCCTGAACCATTCCTACGTCGGTACCGAACACATTCTGCTCGGCTTGCTCCGTGAAGGCGAGGGGGTCGCAGCCCGCGTGCTGAAGTCACTCGACGTGGACATCGAACGCTGCCGGAACGAAATTCTCGCCGAGTTGGATCCCAATTTTTCCAGCGAACCGGAGGAGGCGACTGCCGGGGGGTCCCAGGGAAATCCGGATGAAAAGAAAGAGAGCAAGACACCGGCCTTGAAAGCTTTTGGTCGCGATCTTACTGAGCTGGCCAAGAAGGGGGAAATGGATCCTGTGGTAGGCCGTAAGGATGAGATTCGCCGGGTCGTGCAAATTCTCTGCCGCCGCACCAAGAACAATCCGGTTTTGATCGGTGAAGCCGGTGTGGGGAAGACGGCCATTGTCGAAGGACTGGCTCAGGAAATTGCATCCGGAATTGTTCCGGAAATCCTCATGGATAAAAAAGTGATCACGCTGGACCTTGCGCTGATGGTGGCGGGGACGAAATACCGTGGTCAGTTCGAGGAGCGGATCAAAGCGGTCATGGATGAGATTCGCCGGGCGAAGAACATCATTATTTTCATCGATGAACTCCATACTATCGTTGGCGCAGGTGCCGCCGAAGGTGCCATGGACGCTTCCAATATCTTTAAGCCCGCGCTCAGTCGTGGTGAGCTGCAATGCATCGGAGCGACGACGCTGGCCGAGTATCGTAAATACATTGAGAAGGACAGTGCCCTCGACCGACGCTTCCAGTCCGTGAAGGTCGATGCGCCCTCGGTGGAGGATACTATTCAAATCCTTAAGGGGATTCGCGGTAAATACGAGGACCACCACAAGTGCACATTTTCGGATGAGGCCCTGGAAGCCTCGGCCAAACTGTCCGAACGCTACATCACGGCCCGTTTCCTCCCGGATAAGGCCATCGACATTCTGGACGAAGCCGGCGCCCGCGCACGTATTGAGTCCCTAAAACAGCCGCCGGAAATCGAAGAGATGACCGATACCATTGAGGAAGTTTGCTCCAAGAAGGAGGAAGCTATTTCCAGGCAGCGCTTTGAGGATGCAGCCAAGTTCAGGGACGAGGAGAAGCAGCTGCGCAAGAAGCAAACCGATCTCGTCGAGTCCTGGAAGAAGTCCCGCGAAGAAAACAGGATTAACGTGGGTGAGGAGGATATGCTGCAGGTCGTAGCCGACTGGACCGGTATTCCGCTCTCACGTATGGAGCAAAAGGAGAGCAAAAAGCTGCTCAATCTTGAAGCTGAATTACAGAGCGAGGTGATCGGTCAAAACATCGCGACCGAGGTGATTTCCAAAGCGCTGCGTCGTTCCCGTGCCGACCTCAAGGATCCCAAGCGTCCGATCGGTTCCTTCATGTTCCTCGGGCCGACGGGTGTCGGTAAGACGCTTCTGGCCAAGGTTCTGGCGGAAGAGATGTTCGGCGACAAGGAGGCTGTCATTCAAATCGACATGTCCGAATATATGGAGAAGTTCGCTGTGTCGCGCCTGGTCGGTTCACCCCCCGGCTATGTGGGCTACGAAGAAGGCGGGCAGCTTACTGAAGCGGTTCGCCGTAAGCCCTATTCCGTGGTGCTCTTTGACGAGATTGAGAAAGCACACCCCGATGTGGTGCAGCTGCTGTTGCAGGTTCTCGAAGAAGGCCGCCTGACCGACAGTCTGGGACGGAAGGTCGACTTCCGAAATACCATCCTAATCATGACCTCCAACGTCGGGGCCGACATCCTTCAGCGTAATACGTCGATGGGCTTCGGAGTCGAAAACACGGCGGAGAACGAATATGAGAAAATTCGTGAGAAGATTCTCGACGAGACCAAACGCGTCTTCAAGCCGGAGTTTCTCAACCGTCTTAATGACCTTGTGATTTTCAAATCGCTTGGGCGCGAGGATATGCAGTCCATTGTCGAACTTGAGTTGCGAAATGTCGCCGATCGACTCAAGGAGCGTGAGCTGATCTTTGAATTCTCCCAGGAGTGTAAGGATTTCCTTATCGAGAAGGGATACGACGAGAAGTACGGTGCACGCCCCCTGCGACGTGCCGTCGAACAGTATCTGGAGGATTCACTGGCCGAAGCCATTCTCTCTGGAGAGATCAAGCCCGGCGAACCGATCAAAGTATCGGTTGCTAAGGATGAAAAGTCCCTACGCTTCGAGCAGGATCAACCGGTCGCATCCTAG